From the Streptomyces sp. Sge12 genome, the window TCCCATGTCGTGGAAGTAGGGCAGCCAGCTTCCGAAGCGGTCCTCGCGGGTGGTGCGCAGCACCTTCTGCAGGGCGGCCTGGTTCGCCAGGAGGTTGTGGTGCGAGACGGTGACGCCGCGCGGTTCGGAGACGGAGCCCGAGGTGTACTGGAGGAAGACGAAGTCGTCGGGGCGGGCGGGGACGGGCCGCCAGGCGTCGGCGTCGCCGATGCCGGGCGCGTCGGTGACCAGGCAGGCCGCGTCGGGACGGGAGTTGCGGGCGAGCCAGAGGGCGACCTCGGGGGCGGCGGCCGTCTCGGTGAGGACCAGCTTCGCGCCCGTGTCCTTCAGTACGGCGGTGGTGCGGCCCAGGCGCTTGTCGCGGCCCGCCTCCCCCGGCATCGGTACGGGGACCGCCACGGCCCCGGCGTAGAGGCAGCCCGCGAAGGCCTTGAGGAACTCGGTGGTGGCGGAGAAGACGAGGAGCACCGGCTCCCCGGCCACCGCGTACTCCTGGAGGCAGGACGCGATGCGTCTGGCCTCCCGGTCCAGTTCTCCGTAGGTCAGGTGCTCGGCCTCCGCGCCGCCGGCCGCCTCGCGCAGGAAGATGTGGACGTCCTCGTCGGCGAGTTCGGCCGCCCGAACCCGGAGGAGTTCGGTGAAGGTGGCGAAGCGTGACTCTGACATCCGCGGCATCCCCTCGGGTCTGCGGGCCCGTGGAGTGGCGGACCTCGATTCCCCGGATCATGCGTGCGCCTCCTTAAGGGGCGCTTGGGTGCGTCGGCGCGGCCGCCACCCCTACTCCGGTCAGGGGGGTGGTCGCTGTTCTCCGCGCGCTCGGCAGGCGTTTTCAATGGCGGGCACTGCCCAGGGCGCCGCCAGCGGCGCGCCCAGACGGCCGAAGAGACGGGTGGAGCATGACAGTTGCCGATGTCGGTGTCCGAGTGGCCGAACTAGGAGCGATCAAGGAGTCCGCCGGGCTGGGCCCGTCGCCGAGCGCCTCCGAGGCGCAGCACGCCCGCGGCAAGCTGACCGTGCGCGAGCGCCTCGACCTGCTCTTCGACCCCGGCACCTTCCGTGAGATCGAGCAGTTGCGCCGGCACCGGGCCACCGGGTTCGGCCTGGAGGACCGCCGGCCGCACACCGACGGCGTGGTGACCGGCTGGGGAAAGGTCGGCGGCCGCCGGGTGTTCGTGTACGCGCACGACTTCCGGATCTTCGGCGGCTCCCTCGGCGAGGCGCACGCCCAGAAGATCCACAAGGTGATGGACCTGGCGCTGGCCGCGGGCGCGCCGCTGGTGTCGCTCAGCGACGGGGCGGGGGCCCGGATCCAGGAGGGGGTCACCGCGCTCGCCGGCTACGGCGGCATCTTCCGCCGCAACGTGGCCGCGTCCGGGGTGATCCCGCAGATCAGCGTGATGCTGGGGCCGTGCGCGGGCGGGGCGGCGTACTCCCCCGCGCTGACCGACTACGTGTTCATGGTGCGCGACATCGCGCAGATGTACGTCACCGGACCCGACGTGGTGCAGGCCGTGACCGGCGAGCGGATCAGCCACAACGACCTCGGGGGCGCGCAGGTCCACTCTTCGGTCTCCGGTGCGAGCGCCTTCCTGTACGACACCGAGGAGGAGTGCCTGGAGGAGGTACGGCACCTGCTGTCGCTGCTGCCCTCCAACAACCGGGAGATGCCGCCCTCGGTGGCCGGCGGGGATCCGGCCCACCGGCGGACCGGGGCGCTGTCCCACCTGGTGCCGGCCGACCCGGCCCGCTCGTACGACATGCGCGCCGTGATCGAGGAGATCATCGACGACGGTGACCTGTTCGAGGTCCACGCGCACTGGGCGACCAACATCATCTGTGGACTGGCCCGGCTGGACGGCCACGTGGTGGGCGTCGTGGCCAACCAGCCCGCCTCCCTGGCCGGGGTGCTGGACATCAACGCCTCGGAGAAGGCCGCCCGGTTCGTGCAGACCTGCGACGCCTTCAGCATTCCGCTGGTGACCCTCGTGGACGTACCGGGGTTCCTGCCCGGCAGCGGCCAGGAGCACGGCGGGGTCATCCGGCACGGGGCGAAACTGCTGTACGCGTACTGCGCGGCCACCGTGCCCCGGGTGCAGGTGATCCTGCGCAAGGCCTACGGCGGTGCCTACATCGTCATGGACTCCCGCTCGATCGGCGCGGACCTGTCCTTCGCCTGGCCCACCAACGAGATCGCCGTCATGGGCGCCGAGGGCGCGGCCAATGTCGTCTTCCGCCGGGAGATCGCCGCCTCGGACGATCCGGACGCGGCGCGCGCGCAGCGCGTCAAGCAGTACCGGCAGGAACTCATGCACCCCTACTACGCGGCCGAGCGCGGCCTCGTCGACGACGTCATCGACCCGGCCGCGACCCGGCAGGTACTGGCGGACGCCCTCGAGATGCTGCGCGCGAAGCACGTGCCGCTGCCCGAACGCAAGCACGGCAACCCGCCGTTCTGATGAGTGAGCGGGCCGAACCACCCGTGAGGATCGTGCGCGGCGCCCCCGACGGCGCGGAACTGGCCGCCGTCCTCCTCGCGCTGCTCACCGCCACCGGGCACATGGAAGGGGCCGAGGAGGAGACCGCGCCGCCGGCCCGGGCCGCTTGGGGCCCGGCGCACGGCTGGCGTCCGCCGGGCGCCTGGACCACCGGCCCCGCGACCCGGACCGCCGGCCCCGTCAGGGCCACCCGCACGGGGGGCCGGGCCGCCCGCCCCCACCGAAAGGACACCGACCGACGATGACCCGTACGACCCTGACCCCTGCCGCCCCGCGGACGACCGGCGACTGGCTGCGCCGCTTCCACCCCGCCGAGGACGCCCCCGTCCGGCTGTTCTGCTTCCCGCACGCGGGCGGCTCGGCCAGCTACTACTTCCCGATGTCCCGGGCCCTGTCCCCGGACGCCGACGTACTGGCCGTGCAGTACCCGGGCCGCCAGGACCGCCGCCACGAGGCCTGCATCGACGACCTGCGGGAGCTCGCCGACCGCGTCGTCGCCGAGCTGCGGCCCTGGTGCGACCGGCCGGTGGCCCTGTTCGGGCACAGCCTGGGCGCCTCCCTGGCCTTCGAGGTGGCGCTGCGGCTCCAGGAGGCCGGTGACCCGGCGCCGGTGGCGCTGTTCGCCTCGGGCCGGCGGGCCCCCTCGCACCACCGCGAGAACCAGCTGGTCCACCTCGCCCCCGACGACCGGCTGCTGGCCGAGATCAAGGCGTTGAGCGGCACGGACCCGGCGGTGCTGGCCGACGACGAGCTGCTGCGCTCGGTCCTCCCCGCGATCCGCGGCGACTACAAGGCCGCGGAAACCTACCGCTACCGCCCGGGGCCCGCCCTGGCCTGCCCGATCACGGTGCTCACCGGGGACATCGATCCCGCGGTGACGGCCGAGGAGGCCGCGGGCTGGGCCGACCACACCGGCGGACCGTTCGCCCTGCACCGCTTCGCCGGCGGCCACTTCTATCTCAACCAGCACGGCTCCGAGGTGATCGACCTGATCCGGCAGCAGCTCGCCTGATCCGTGCCGCCGCACCCTGCAACCGGGTCCGGCCACCGCCCGCGGTGGCCGGACCCGCCCGTTCCCCCGCGCACTACGGGCGCATTGACGGCGGAAAGTGGTGAAACCCGATCGGCAGTGCGGCGTTAGACGGGTGGGCCGCCGTTTCGCCCGCGGCCCAGACGCGAGCACGAGGAGCACGATGACACACCCGAAGCCGGCCGGACGTGGTCGGATGAAGCTGGCAGCCCGATGCCGGGTGGCCACGGAGGCCCCCGCCTTCGGGATGGTCGTCTTCTGCGCGATCCTGTTCAACGCCGCGCTGATGGGGGTGGAGACGTACAGCGGGCTCGCCGAGGAGTACCGGCTCGTGCTCCAGGGCGCGGAGAACTGCTGCCTGGCCCTGTTCACCCTGGAGATGCTGCTGCGCGTGGGCGCCTGCGCCGACCGGCCGAAAGCATTCTTCCGCGACCCGTGGAACCTCTTCGACCTCGCGGTCGTGGCCTCCGCCTTCATCCCGCTCGTCCGCGAGAACACCACCCTCCTGCGGCTCCTGCGCCTCGCCCGCGTCCTGCGCACCGCCCGCTTCCTGCCGCACCTGCGCATCCTGCTGATCGCCGTCGGCCGCAGTCTGCCGGGCACCGCCAGCTTCCTGTTCGTCGGCGCACTGGTGCTGTACGTGTACGCCATGGTCGGCTGGGTCTGCTTCGCGGAGTCCGACCCCGGGCACTACGGCTCGGTGGGCCGCGCCATGCTCACGCTCTTCCTGCTGACCACGCTCGACGGGCTGACCGACGCGGTCCGCGCGGGACTGCAGATCTCCCGGCTGAGCATCATCTACTACGCCTCGTACGCGCTGCTCGCCTCCTTCGTCCTGGTGAACGTACTCATCGGCGTCGTCCTCAACTCCCTGGACGAGGCCCGCGAGATGGAGGACGAGGCGAACCGCGCCCCGGCACCGGACACGGACCCCGACGTCCGGGCCCGGATCGCCACGGCCCGGCGGGCCCTGGACGAGATCGAGGCGAGCCTCCCGCTGGCCGTGGAGCGTCCGGAGCGGCAGCTGGAGGCCTCGCACACCGGGGCCTGAGGACGGCCCGGGAGCCCGGGCGCGCCGGTGCGGGCCCCGGTGCGGCCGGTCATCCCGGGTCGGTCGTGACCAGCCCGATGTCCCAGGTGCCGTCCGGGCGTTCCTGGACGTCCCAGTGGCCCGGCCGGACGAGGGTGAAGTCGGGGGCGGAGTGGGTGGCCGCATCGAAGCGCACGCCGTCGAAACGGACCCTGCCGCGGAAGGTGGCCCGCTCGAGGTCCAGCGGTCCTTCGAAGGCGGATCCGCTGCAGATCAGGCCGCGGCGCCAGCTCGTCGACGCGAAGGAGACGGGTCCGGCGAAACCGGCCCCGCTCATCCCGGCGACGCCGCCGAAGGAGGCCCCGGTGAAGTCCGCCGACCCGGCCACCTGGACCGCGAACAGGTCCGCGGAGGCCTCCAGCACCGCCCGGCCGAAGGAGACGTCCTCCAGGAAGACCGCCTCCTTGAACCCCGCCGATCCGCGGAAGCGGGCCCGGCGGAAGGTGGCCGCGCGGTGGAAGCGGCTCATCTCGAAGTCGGCGGCGTACTGGAACACGGCGCCGTCGAGGGAGACCGGCCCGCCGAAGGTGGCTCCGCCGAAACCGGCCCTGCCCCCGAAGACGGCCCGGACGAAGGTGGCCCGGCCCGAGAACTCGATGTCCGCCCGGTTCCAGTCGTCCACGAAGTAGGCCCGGTCGAAGGCCGCCGGCCCCACCCGCAGCGGCCCGCGGCCACGCGGTTCCAGCGCCGTGAGCAGCCGTGGCAGCAGGCCGTTGTCGAAGGTGGTGCCCCGGAAGTCCAGCGGCGCGCCCGGCGCCAGGGTGGCGAGGTACTCCCGCTGCTCCTCGTCCCCGAGGTGGGCCAGGCACCTCGCGTGCCCGGGCACCCGGATCCCGATGCAGACCCAGGGCTCGGCCTCCGAGGCCTCGACTCCACAGGTCGGCCAGTCGACGGTCATGTCCAGGAGCCGGTCGGCCTCCGCCAGTACCTGCGCGAGCGGCTCGGCCACGGGTTCCGGGGCGACGCACACCCAGCCCTCGTCCGCGGCGCCCACCCGCTCCAGGGTGACGTGGGCCGGGTAGCCGAACAGGCCTTCGAGATCCTCGTGCAGGCGGTGGGAGAGCGCGAGGACGAAAGACCCGGAGGAGGCCGTCCGCCGCAGCAGATCCGCGATCGCCCGGTGCCGAACCAGCCGTTCGGTCTCCGCCGTGCCGGTGCCCACGGCCACGGCGAGGGAGGGGTGCATGCCGTCCATCCGCCGGTTTCCGTACGTGAGCACGGCCGCGCGCAGTCCGGACAGGAGCCGGCCCGCCTTGGCGTGCGCGCCCGGTGCGTCCAGCGTGATGAGGAGCGGGGCGTCCCCGTCCCCCTCTCTGCCGGACAGCCGCCCGGCGACGTCCGTGTCCGCCATGAGCTCGAGCAGCATGGCGCCCGTCTCCGCCGTCGCCGAGCTCCCGGCCGGGTGGATGCCGTCGGCGCCGGGCAGCACCGCCAGGCACACCGCGGTCCCCGTGTCGGCCTCCGGCACGGCACCCTCCAACACCGCGCGGAAGCCGCGTTGTTCCAGCAGGGCATCGGCGAGCAGGAACACCA encodes:
- a CDS encoding acyl-CoA carboxylase subunit beta, which translates into the protein MTVADVGVRVAELGAIKESAGLGPSPSASEAQHARGKLTVRERLDLLFDPGTFREIEQLRRHRATGFGLEDRRPHTDGVVTGWGKVGGRRVFVYAHDFRIFGGSLGEAHAQKIHKVMDLALAAGAPLVSLSDGAGARIQEGVTALAGYGGIFRRNVAASGVIPQISVMLGPCAGGAAYSPALTDYVFMVRDIAQMYVTGPDVVQAVTGERISHNDLGGAQVHSSVSGASAFLYDTEEECLEEVRHLLSLLPSNNREMPPSVAGGDPAHRRTGALSHLVPADPARSYDMRAVIEEIIDDGDLFEVHAHWATNIICGLARLDGHVVGVVANQPASLAGVLDINASEKAARFVQTCDAFSIPLVTLVDVPGFLPGSGQEHGGVIRHGAKLLYAYCAATVPRVQVILRKAYGGAYIVMDSRSIGADLSFAWPTNEIAVMGAEGAANVVFRREIAASDDPDAARAQRVKQYRQELMHPYYAAERGLVDDVIDPAATRQVLADALEMLRAKHVPLPERKHGNPPF
- a CDS encoding thioesterase II family protein; the encoded protein is MTRTTLTPAAPRTTGDWLRRFHPAEDAPVRLFCFPHAGGSASYYFPMSRALSPDADVLAVQYPGRQDRRHEACIDDLRELADRVVAELRPWCDRPVALFGHSLGASLAFEVALRLQEAGDPAPVALFASGRRAPSHHRENQLVHLAPDDRLLAEIKALSGTDPAVLADDELLRSVLPAIRGDYKAAETYRYRPGPALACPITVLTGDIDPAVTAEEAAGWADHTGGPFALHRFAGGHFYLNQHGSEVIDLIRQQLA
- a CDS encoding ion transporter — its product is MTHPKPAGRGRMKLAARCRVATEAPAFGMVVFCAILFNAALMGVETYSGLAEEYRLVLQGAENCCLALFTLEMLLRVGACADRPKAFFRDPWNLFDLAVVASAFIPLVRENTTLLRLLRLARVLRTARFLPHLRILLIAVGRSLPGTASFLFVGALVLYVYAMVGWVCFAESDPGHYGSVGRAMLTLFLLTTLDGLTDAVRAGLQISRLSIIYYASYALLASFVLVNVLIGVVLNSLDEAREMEDEANRAPAPDTDPDVRARIATARRALDEIEASLPLAVERPERQLEASHTGA